From the Lysobacter soyae genome, the window GCAGGAAGTATCCAACGCATGGAAATAAATGGTTTCGGCGATACGTAGGGAAAGGGCGCGCGCCGCGTCCGAATCAAAGGGCAGGCGCAGCTTGAAGAACACATCCTGCAAACCCATCATGCCGAGCCCGACCGGCCGCCAGCGCAAGTTGCCGCGACGTGCGGATTCGATCGGGTAGAAATTCAAATCGATGACGCGATCCAGTTGCCGCACAGCTTGTTGCACCGTTTCGCCGAGCTTGTCGAAATCGAAATCGCCATGGGCGTCGAAATGGCGGGACAGATTGATCGAGCCCAAATTGCAGACCGCGGTTTCATCGGAAGAGGTGACCTCGAGAATCTCCGTGCACAAGTTGGACAGATGAATCACGTTGCCGGGCTTGGCCGTCTGATTGCTCTTGCGGTTGCAATGATCTTTGAAGGTCATCCAGCCATTGCCGGTTTGCGCCAGGGTCCGCATCATGCGCGCGTAGAGCTCACGCGCCGGCATTTGTTTTGCGAACTTGTTTTGCGCTTCCGCCTGCGTGTACGCGTGCTCGAAGTCCTGACCGAACAAGTCCACCAACTCGGGGGTCACGCGCGGGTCAAACAACGACCAAATGGCATCTTCTTCGACGCGCCGCATGAAGAGGTCCGGAATCCAGTTCGCCAGATTCAGGTTGTGCGTACGACGTGCTTCATCACCGGTGTTGTCGCGCAACTCCAAGAAAGATTCGATATCGGCATGCCAAGGTTCCAGATACACGCAGGCCGCACCTTTGCGCTTGCCGCCTTGATTCACTGCGGCAACCGAGGCATCGAGGGTTTTCAAGAACGGCACCACGCCGTTGGAATGGCCGTTGGTGGACCGGATCAAGGAACCGCTGGCGCGAACACGCGAGAACGAGACGCCGATGCCGCCGCTGAATTTGGAGAGCTGGGCGATGTCGCCGTATTTCGCGTAGATCGCCTCCAAGGTATCTTCCGGCGAATCGAGCAAGAAACAGCTCGACAATTGCTCGTGGCAGGTACCGCTGTTGAAGAGCGTGGGTGAGCTCGGAATGTATTCCAGGTTCGCCATCGTGTTGTACAGCGCAATGGCTTCGCCGGCGTCTTCGCTCAATGCGCACGCAATGCGCATGAAGAATTGTTGCGGTGTCTCAATCACCAACCGCAAATGCGGATGACGCAGCAAGTAACGGTCGTACAGCGTACGCAAACCGAAATACTCGAAATGCAAATTGCAGGCCGGATCAATCGCCGCATTCAATTTGCGCGCATTGGTTTGCACGAACTCCAGCAAACGATCGTTGATCAGACCGGTTTCGTGCCCGCGCATCACCGATTGCGAAAACGCGTGAATCTCTTGGCCGGTGACTTCCTTCTCGATCACCTCGGCGAGCAGGCGCGCAGCAAGCTTGCCGTACTCCGGCTCTTCACCCGTCAGCAGGGCCGCGGTGCGGATCGAGAGTTCGTCCAACTCGCGCGTCGTCGCGCCGTCATACAAACCGGAAATGGTGCGCGTCGCCACGCGCATGGGTTCAACTGCATGCAAGCCATCCGCCGCACGCGCGATGGCGCGCACAATCTTGTTGAGATCGACCAGTTCGGCGTGGCCGTTACGCTTGCGCACCCGCATGCCTGAGGCCGTCGGGGGCGGCGTCAGATCGAAAGCGGGATCGGGTGGTGAAACCGGTTCAAGTACGGCGTTTTCGTTGGTCTGTGTCATGCAATCCACTCCTGATTGATGCACGCGTTGTCGGCCCTCGCAGACAACAGACGGCAAGCAAGATTCAGGATGGACGGATGGTGTCGCAGAACCCAAGACGCCGGCGGCGCGTTCTGCTGCACCAGCCATCTCCCCCCGGAGACCTTGCGGCCGGCACCACGCGTTGTGCTTCGCGCGGCTGTCGGCAGGTCTTCGGGCTTATGGACACCGTCCGTATCAGGACGACCTACTTTCGCTGCTTCCCGGCGTCACAACACCAGTGCAATCTGCGATTTCGTTTCCAAGTACCGCTGCGGGGCAGCGCCGGATTCAAACCGGCTTCCCTTTTCATCCGTGGGGTGGCCACGGAACCGACACCCCCAAGATACAGGGGGTGTAGGAATTAGGCAACACAAGATGTGGCGGTTTTCTTTATTTCGACAAGGGAATCACCGGGCCGTCCAACGGCACCAGTTTGGCCTTGCGGTAACGCACGACAGCGGCTTGGTAATCGGTGTCGATCTTGTCTTTCTCGGCGCGCATCTGGTTGAGACTATTCATCGTGCTGATCAAGACATTGCGTTGGCTGGTCACCGCATCCGCTTGCGCCTTGCTCACCGGCTTGCCGCTCATTTCGGCCTCGGCCGCTTGCTGCAAAACCGCGATCAAGGCTTTGCGCTGGGTCGAGAGCGACGCTGTTGCGGCCATCACGCTGCCTTTGGAAATATCCAGCCGCAATTGATAAGCGCGATTCAAATCCTGCTCGCTCGGGTAGGACTCGGCCAAAGCCATCTGCTCGCGGGCCTCGCGAGCCTTCTCTTCATCGCTGCGGGTGCGGGCGGCGTTGGCTGCATCCGCTGCCGCACGTTCGGCCGGCGACAACACACGGCCTTGCGAATCAGTCATGACGCCTTGGGCGTTATAGACCTTTCGTGCGCTGTTTGCCGCACTTGCCGGCATGGCATCGCCGCACACCTGGCGGCCGCCCTCTTGCCAACAGGTCACCTTGCGCTCTTGTGCACCCACCGCGGCGGTCGCGCTTAAACACAGAACGGATATTGCTATAGCGTTTTGAAATTTCATGACTGGATCCCCCGATCAATTGCTGCCATAGCTTGAACGATACGCCAGCAATGCGTCGTGGTGTAGTTGAAGGGTGGCATCGTCAGCCGCAAAGGCGAGCAAGTCGGCGAGGGTCGCCACGGCGACCACAGGCACACCGGTGCTGTTGCGTACCGAATCGACGGCTGAAATCGGCTGCGCGGGATCGAGAATCTCCTGGCGGTCCAAGGCAATAACCACCCCTGCGACCGTGCCGCCCGCCGTCTCGATATGGCTGATGGCCTCACGGATCGCCGTGCCCGCGGTAATGACGTCATCGACGATCAAGACGCGTTTGCCCGCGACGGATGCGCCCATCAAGGTGCCGCCTTCGCCGTGCGTCTTCGCCTCTTTCCGGTTGAACGCCACGTCCAAATCGCGGCCGCGCCTTGCAAGTTCGCACGCGAGCGACGTGGACAGAGGAATCCCCTTGTAAGCAGGCCCGAACAGCATGTCGAATGCCACACCGTTTTCGGCCAACGCATCCGCATAACATTCAGCCAGCGCCAGCAACGAGGCGCCCGTGTTGAATTGCCCGGCGTTGAAGAAGTAGGGACTGCTGCGACCCGATTTCAAAGTGAACGCGCCGAATCGCAATGCGTCCATGCGCATCGCCAGTTCGAGAAAGCGACGTCGGGTTGCCGGAAGTGCCGGATTCATGCGTTGTGTCCACCGTTCATTAGACGCATCAATGATACGGAATTTGCTTGCTATCATCGAATTCGATAGTTCCTTGGACGCTCCATGCGCATCTTGAGTTTCAACGCCAACGGTCTGCGGTCCGCAGCCAGCAAAGGCTTTTTCGACTGGTTCCGGACACAGGACATCGATGTCATGGCGGTGCAGGAAACCAAAGCACAGGCGCATCAACTGACCGGCGAATTGTTCAATCCCGAGGGCTATCACGTCCATTTCCGCGATTCGACGGTGAAGAAGGGTTATAGCGGCGTCGCCATTTATTCACGGCGCGCGCCGGACCGAATTCTCACCAGCCTCGATCGGCCGGATTTCGATGAAGAAGGGCGGTATATCGAAGCGCAATTCGGCAACTTGAGCGTTGTGTCGTTTTACATCCCGTCCGGCACCTCCGGTGAATTGCGCCAAGGGCTGAAGGAAGACGTCATGCAGTGGCTCGCGCCCAAGCTCGAGGCCTGGCGCACGAGTGGACGCGAGTACGTTTTGTGCGGTGATTGGAACATCGTGCGTTCCGAGCGCGATATCAAAAATTGGAAGAGCAATCAAAAAAACACCGGTTGCCTGCCGCATGAGCGCGCTTGGTTGAACGGATTGATCGCCGATGCATACGGCGATGGCAGTACGCAGCCCACCGACGGTTGGCATGACAGTTTTCGCGTCGCGCGCCCGGACGACATCGAATACAGCTGGTGGAGCCAACGCGGCGGCTCGCGTGGCAAAGACGTGGGCTGGCGCATCGATTACCAATTGCTCACACCCAAGCTCGCACAGCACGTGAAAAGCGCACAGCATTTTCGTGAGCCGTATTTCTCGGACCACGCCCCTTATCTCGTAGAACTCGACTGGAACGACAACGCATGAATCAAACCGCACCGGAAAAGAAGCGCAAGACCTCGGTGTGGAAATCGTTCACCGGCCCCAAAGCCTGGACGATGTTCTTCTTCGGATTTTCTTCCGGGCTGCCGTTCTTGCTGGTAGCAGGTACGTTGGCGATGTGGCTGAAAGACAACAACATCGTCTTGAAAGAAATCACCATGATTGCCAGTGCCGGCATGCTGTATGCCTTCAAGTTCCTTTGGGCGCCGCTGCTGGATCACACCGGATTGCCGGCCTTCTCGAAACTCGGGCGCCGCCGTGGCTGGTTGCTGTGTGCGCAGTTCGGCGTGGTCGTGGGCTTGATTTTCATGGGGCTCATTACCCCGTCGCACTTGGGCGCTTTCATCTGGGCGACCTTGGCCGTGGCCTTCTTTGGCGCTACCCAGGATATTGCCGTCGACGCCTATCGCATCGAAATCGCGCCGGTGGAAGAACAGGGCGCGTTGGTTGCCACCTATTCGTTGGGCTATCGCATCGGCCTGATCATGGCGGGCGCGTTCGCGCTGATCATGGCGGACCATATTTCCTGGCCGATCGTGTACTACGTGATGGCGGCATTGATGGTGGCGCCGATCATCGCCACCGTGTTGGCAAAGGAACCCGAAGCCCATCGCGCACTGCCGAAAGCCTGGGGCGAGGCGATGCGACTGGCCATCGTCGACCCGTTTGCCGATTTCTTCCGCCGCTATGGCTGGGCACTCGCGTTAACGATCTTGGCCTTCATCCTGCTGTTCAAGATTCCCGAACAGGCCACGATCGGCGGCATCATGAGCCCGTTCTATCGTGAGATGGGCTTCAGCAAAACCGAGATCGGTTCCATCACCAAGTTGTGGGGGGTGTGGGTCGGCATCCTCGGCGTGTTCTTCGGCGGCGCCATGGTGGCGCGTTGGGGCGCATGGAAATCGCTCGGTGCGATGACGATCATTTGCGGCGCATGCAATCTGCTCTACCTGTTTCTGATCGTGCACAAGGGTGATCTGATGGTGCTCACGCTGGTGATCTCGGCTGAAAACCTGACCTTGGGCATGCTGGGTCCGCCGACCGTCGCGTTCCTGTCCGCGCTGGTGAACAAAGAACACACCGCCACCCAATACGCGCTGCTGAGTTCGTTGGTGAACTTGCCGGGCAAGGTGCTGGGCTTCTTTGCCGGCGGCATCGTCATGAGCACGGGCTACGGCATGTACTTTGTCATTACCGTGATGGCGCTGATTCCGGCCGCCATGTTATGGGTGTATCTGACACCGCAATTGCGCGCGCGCGTGGCAGACACGGGCGCCTGACGCGGCTTAGTCGCGGTCGGGCGCGCCGAGTGGGAAGAATGGCCGATAAGGGCGCGCCTCATCGACAACGCGTGCCACCGATGGATGTGCAAGCAAACGCGCGCGATAGGCCTTGAGCGCGCCCTCTGGAATGGGATGCACCCAGTCCGCATAGAACAGGGCGGGCGCAGCCGCGCAATCCGCAATGGTCATCGCATCGCCTGTGGCGAAATATCCGCCGACGCGTTTTGACAGCCAGCGATAGGTCCTCTCCAGTTCTTGCCGCGCTTCTTCCGCACGACGCGGGTCTTGCTGATCACTCGGGCGGAGAGATTCCGCCACAACGCGTTGCATCGGATGTGCAATGTAGTCGTCGAAGACTTCAGTCAGCATGCGCGCGCGCAACGCATCGTTTGCGTTCGCGGGAATCAGCGGCGGCGCGGTGCCGAATTGATCCAGGTATTCGATGACGGCGTTGGACTGCGTGATCTCGACGTCGCCATTCACCAAAGCCGGAAATTGGCCCGTGGGTGAGAGCTCGATCATTCGCGCTTGATTGTCACGATGATCTGGATCGACCATCTTGAAAGTGAAAGGTACGCCTCGCTCATAAGCGGCGATCAGCGGCTTCCATGCAAAGGCAGCGAAAGGGTGTCCGAAGATTTCGATCATCGTGTGGTGCCTCTCGTGAAACTGTGAATGGATTGCCTAGTTCCTGCGACGCAGCAACGTTATTGAATACGCCGCAGACACCTCTTGGTCTGTCCCTGGATAACCGCTTGCGCGAGCAGCGCAAAATTAACTGAGCGCGCCGCAAACTTGAATGAAGGGTTAGCGCGCAGAGGGAATAGGCTCAGCAGCCCATTTGCTCCAGTAATAAAGAAGTAGTCCGAGCCCCTCTGATTTCTCAACCCCAGAGCGTGTGTAAGGGATAGCGCCTTCCCAAGCCGCTTGAGACAAGCTTTGAATAGCAGTGGCTGGGGGACGAACAAAGCCCATGTGCCAAGATTCGAACGATCTCTCATGCACCGCAAAGGAGCTAATTTGTTTTAGGTTGGAATGCGATTTTGCCTGAAGAATCCTAGCGAATGCCTTCTTGACAGACTCTTCAGGGCCTTCTAGCAATTGAAAGAATCGGCCATCGCTGTAAAGAAGTGCGCCTGTGACCCCCACCGAGGCATTAAAAAGACGTGCGTCGAGCAAAATAGCGTCGAGCTCGTCGGGAAGCAGGTCACGAGTCGACTCGCTGACGTAAGTGAGTCCATACAGACTTGACATAAAGTGTGATCCTGAGCCCCAACGCATGATTCGCGTCGACTTGAGTGTGTTGAAGGTCGAGCCTCCTGCGTGCGAGTACGATAACAAATTGGTGTACATAGCGCAGTAGTTCGGCCAAGATCGGATAGGAAGCGCTTGTCGCCTGCTTCCGAGATTTTCTTGGTGGCGGTGCGACGCCCCAATTCGTTTTCTTGCCGTTGGCTAGAAACGTGTAATCACGCGCCACTGAAGCGATGTCAGCGTCTGTGTCTACAGTCAGGTTGGAAACGGTCTCTTCTCGTTCCATGCGCGCCCGATACGCTTTGGTGTCCAGAGCAGCTTAATTCAGCATGGGCGGCACGTCGGATCTCACGTCTTTACGCCCAAACAGTTGCTGAAGTAAGCCGACCCGCGAAGCGGGTTCGGCTTGAACGAATTGTTAGGCTTGTTAACCAGGTAGCTTTGCCGCAAGTACATCAACGTTTTCGATGGACGGGGGCTCGGAGAACAACTCACCTGCCTTTTCCATCAACGCGGCTGCGACCTTGCCGGAGAGATGGGCTTGCCGACCCGCTTCATCCGGGAAAGCATCAAAGATTCCGAAAGTGCTTGGTCCAAGGCGAATGCCAAACCACGCAATGGTGGCAGGCTCCTCATTGACGAGGGGAAGGCCACTCAAAAGGAAGCTCTCAACCTCTTTCTCTTTTCCGGGTTTCGCTTCAAGGCGAACGAACAAGGCTACTTTGACCATGGCATGTCTCCTGTTGTTAAAACGACATCACGATGCGGGAATTCTCTAGTAGGTCTAATGCCTGAGTTAAGCCGCGCTCCGTAGTGGCACGGCGTTGTCCTACACGCTATCACAATGAGCCGTGACACGATGCGGCTTCGGATTGAACGAAGTCTTAGCGGCCAACCGGTTCACCACTTTCGGCGCTCATTGACCATCCTTGGCTGCACGAGCCCTTCGCTGCACGGCATAGCCAAGCCCAGCAAAGACTAATGTAATTACAGTGAACAGTATTGGCAGAGCGCGAAGAGTGGTTGAAAACACTAGGCCGAGATTCCTGAGCCAAAATTCGCCGTGTATGCCGCGTGGAATGACCAGGCTCGCATTAATCAGCAGCGCTGTCACAATGGCGACGAGCAAAACCACGATGTAGGAGGGTGCCAATATTCCGGGAATGACATGTGGATAGTCGGCGTAGCGCGCTGCTACAACAACAGGGCGGCCGAATTCGGCTAGCCGCTTCCGGCGATCCGCATCGTTTCTCGCGTCAGAGAGAAATTCGCTCAAGTCCTCCCGAATGCGTGTCAGTTGTGCTTTCCGCTTGAACCCAGGCAGCCAACGGCCGACCTCACAAAGATAGCTATCGACCATATTCATTCGTTGTCTCCGTTGAGTTTACAGAGGCTCTTGGTAAGTGATCGCCATTGCTCGGACATTGCCGCGTGAGCAGCCACACCAGCCTTGGACAGTTGATACATGCGTTTGAGACGTGATCCTTCAGACCGCCTTTCGCTCACCAGCAGTGATTGATCCTCGAGCCGTCGAAGCATGGGATACAGAGCGCCCTCCTCGATGGGCAACAGCGCCTGAGCTAGCGTTGCGCGAACATCGGCGCCACAGGCTTCCCCATGCTTAAGGACACTCAGCACAGCCAAAACGAGTGTTCCCCGTCGAAGCTCTTGTAGAAGTGCAGGTTCGATCATTGCAAGCCGAGCGATGGCGACGTTGACCTAGCATCGCACACTGTGCAGTGCACAGTCAATACCCAACATTGCCGATCAAGCTGAATCGCGCTCAGGATTTTTGAAGGAGGCCAAGTGGCTGTTTTCGGACCTGCGACGAGACTTGCTACTGGCGGCTAATGCCTGAATTAAGTTGGGCCGCTAAGCGGGTTCGGCTTGAAAGAATTGTTAGCCTGAAGCGCGATGCTCTAGTGTCACTGGGACGGCGGACCGAATGGTGTTGTGAATCTCAGCAACCTGATCCGTTGCTGCGATCAGGCTGTCAATGTCAGCGCTCGTCGAACTTGAGATTACTGCGACTGAATAACGAATGTTCTCAGCAGCGAGGCCAACGCCCAAGAAGTCTGCTGAAGCAGCTACTCTCACTTCCGAAATTTCTATCCCGAGCCGCGTTGCTTCCCGGAAGAGGTCATTGCAGTAGCAGGTTGCGAGGGCAAGCATCAGGAGTTCGCCCCCGTTAACGGACGAGCCGCGACCAGATTTTTTGGCGGGAATCGCTACAACGCGTTCAATGCCATCCGTCTCAACAATGGCAACGTGTTCTGTGGAGTTATGAACAAATGCGGAGATTCTCATGGCTTTCTGCCGAAATCTTGTTCTGCAGGCTAACGCCTGAGTTAATCCGCGCCGCGCAGCGGCGTCGGCTTGGACGAATTGCTAGAGCCTATGCTGCGTCATCCGGCGGCGCCAATGCAAGGAAGGCACAGCCAAAGAGCACCCGACTAGGCTGGCCAACAGGTCCCACGGATCCGCGCGGTGCTGGGGCATCGCCAACTGCACCGCTTCTACGAACGCGAGCACGGCAAGCGCGACGGCAGCGGATCCAGCGGGGCGGGAAGGAACGACGAACGCCTGCCAAAAAGTGAGTGTGAGGCCCGCGAAGAAGTTTGGTGCGCTACCCAAGACCCACAGCGGAAGTGTTGGAGCTGCAACCCAGCGCAGCGGCCCAGTGCAGAAGAGCCACAGAGCAAACAGCACGCCGGCCCACCGCAAAAGCGCTGCGTCCCGCTTGATGGTCAAGAGCGCCGTGAGGTCCGCCATGGGCTATAACACCTTAGTTGAGCCGCGCCGCGAAGCGGCGTCGGCTTTGAAAAATTGTTAACTGCCAGCTTACGACAGTACGGCGCCAGCTCTTGCAGGAGCTTGGAGGCCAAGGCGACAGCTAGCGGGTAACGCGGCAAGCTGCGAGCACCCGTGAAAGCGATACAAGATTGTGGTCAAAGGGTTTGTTGCCGAGCTTCGCGATGGACATGCCGCGACCGAGCAAAAACGCCTTGAGACTGCGCTCGAAAGAGTGACCGACCAAGTAGAAGCCGACGAGGGAAACCGGTCGCC encodes:
- a CDS encoding BLUF domain-containing protein, with protein sequence MSSLYGLTYVSESTRDLLPDELDAILLDARLFNASVGVTGALLYSDGRFFQLLEGPEESVKKAFARILQAKSHSNLKQISSFAVHERSFESWHMGFVRPPATAIQSLSQAAWEGAIPYTRSGVEKSEGLGLLLYYWSKWAAEPIPSAR
- a CDS encoding exodeoxyribonuclease III, which gives rise to MRILSFNANGLRSAASKGFFDWFRTQDIDVMAVQETKAQAHQLTGELFNPEGYHVHFRDSTVKKGYSGVAIYSRRAPDRILTSLDRPDFDEEGRYIEAQFGNLSVVSFYIPSGTSGELRQGLKEDVMQWLAPKLEAWRTSGREYVLCGDWNIVRSERDIKNWKSNQKNTGCLPHERAWLNGLIADAYGDGSTQPTDGWHDSFRVARPDDIEYSWWSQRGGSRGKDVGWRIDYQLLTPKLAQHVKSAQHFREPYFSDHAPYLVELDWNDNA
- the pyrE gene encoding orotate phosphoribosyltransferase — encoded protein: MNPALPATRRRFLELAMRMDALRFGAFTLKSGRSSPYFFNAGQFNTGASLLALAECYADALAENGVAFDMLFGPAYKGIPLSTSLACELARRGRDLDVAFNRKEAKTHGEGGTLMGASVAGKRVLIVDDVITAGTAIREAISHIETAGGTVAGVVIALDRQEILDPAQPISAVDSVRNSTGVPVVAVATLADLLAFAADDATLQLHHDALLAYRSSYGSN
- a CDS encoding AmpG family muropeptide MFS transporter, with translation MNQTAPEKKRKTSVWKSFTGPKAWTMFFFGFSSGLPFLLVAGTLAMWLKDNNIVLKEITMIASAGMLYAFKFLWAPLLDHTGLPAFSKLGRRRGWLLCAQFGVVVGLIFMGLITPSHLGAFIWATLAVAFFGATQDIAVDAYRIEIAPVEEQGALVATYSLGYRIGLIMAGAFALIMADHISWPIVYYVMAALMVAPIIATVLAKEPEAHRALPKAWGEAMRLAIVDPFADFFRRYGWALALTILAFILLFKIPEQATIGGIMSPFYREMGFSKTEIGSITKLWGVWVGILGVFFGGAMVARWGAWKSLGAMTIICGACNLLYLFLIVHKGDLMVLTLVISAENLTLGMLGPPTVAFLSALVNKEHTATQYALLSSLVNLPGKVLGFFAGGIVMSTGYGMYFVITVMALIPAAMLWVYLTPQLRARVADTGA
- a CDS encoding PadR family transcriptional regulator, coding for MIEPALLQELRRGTLVLAVLSVLKHGEACGADVRATLAQALLPIEEGALYPMLRRLEDQSLLVSERRSEGSRLKRMYQLSKAGVAAHAAMSEQWRSLTKSLCKLNGDNE
- a CDS encoding glutathione S-transferase family protein, with the protein product MIEIFGHPFAAFAWKPLIAAYERGVPFTFKMVDPDHRDNQARMIELSPTGQFPALVNGDVEITQSNAVIEYLDQFGTAPPLIPANANDALRARMLTEVFDDYIAHPMQRVVAESLRPSDQQDPRRAEEARQELERTYRWLSKRVGGYFATGDAMTIADCAAAPALFYADWVHPIPEGALKAYRARLLAHPSVARVVDEARPYRPFFPLGAPDRD
- a CDS encoding ribonucleoside-diphosphate reductase subunit alpha, which codes for MTQTNENAVLEPVSPPDPAFDLTPPPTASGMRVRKRNGHAELVDLNKIVRAIARAADGLHAVEPMRVATRTISGLYDGATTRELDELSIRTAALLTGEEPEYGKLAARLLAEVIEKEVTGQEIHAFSQSVMRGHETGLINDRLLEFVQTNARKLNAAIDPACNLHFEYFGLRTLYDRYLLRHPHLRLVIETPQQFFMRIACALSEDAGEAIALYNTMANLEYIPSSPTLFNSGTCHEQLSSCFLLDSPEDTLEAIYAKYGDIAQLSKFSGGIGVSFSRVRASGSLIRSTNGHSNGVVPFLKTLDASVAAVNQGGKRKGAACVYLEPWHADIESFLELRDNTGDEARRTHNLNLANWIPDLFMRRVEEDAIWSLFDPRVTPELVDLFGQDFEHAYTQAEAQNKFAKQMPARELYARMMRTLAQTGNGWMTFKDHCNRKSNQTAKPGNVIHLSNLCTEILEVTSSDETAVCNLGSINLSRHFDAHGDFDFDKLGETVQQAVRQLDRVIDLNFYPIESARRGNLRWRPVGLGMMGLQDVFFKLRLPFDSDAARALSLRIAETIYFHALDTSCELAIERGAHPNFNETRAAYGELQFDSWGVVPADSERWQALRARIQANGLRNSLLIAIAPTATIASIAGCYECVEPQTSNLFKRETLSGDFLQVNRYLVDELKKLGLWTAEMRESIKHAEGSIQGIASIPQVLRDVYRTTWEVPMRGLIDMAADRGAFIDQSASLNLFMENPNIGAMSSMYMYAWKRGVKTTYYLRSRPATRIAKTTLAGTVSDQAALACSLENPETCEACQ
- a CDS encoding putative quinol monooxygenase, with translation MVKVALFVRLEAKPGKEKEVESFLLSGLPLVNEEPATIAWFGIRLGPSTFGIFDAFPDEAGRQAHLSGKVAAALMEKAGELFSEPPSIENVDVLAAKLPG
- a CDS encoding OsmC family protein — protein: MRISAFVHNSTEHVAIVETDGIERVVAIPAKKSGRGSSVNGGELLMLALATCYCNDLFREATRLGIEISEVRVAASADFLGVGLAAENIRYSVAVISSSTSADIDSLIAATDQVAEIHNTIRSAVPVTLEHRASG